One genomic region from Entelurus aequoreus isolate RoL-2023_Sb linkage group LG14, RoL_Eaeq_v1.1, whole genome shotgun sequence encodes:
- the otc gene encoding ornithine transcarbamylase, mitochondrial yields MFTTKSFVFECLKTLQNTCTRGFRSGLALHSRVDLKGRSCLTLKDFTSEEIKKLLWVSADLKYRIKHEKQYLPLLQGKSIAMIFEKRSTRTRMSTETGFALLGGHPCFLTAQDIHLGVNESSTDTARVLSGLCDIILARVYSHSTLEELDKESSIPIINGLSDLYHPIQILADFLTLQEHYGSLDGLTVSWIGDGNNVLHSFMMAAPKLGVHLKVATPKGYEPERSVIEEAERLCKQHATQLVLTSDPMEAARGSNVLVTDTWVSMGQEEEKKKRLMDFRGYQITMETGSAAQPDWTFLHCLPRKMEEVDDEVFYSTRSLVFPEAENRKWTIMGLVVSLLTDYSPHIPRMKF; encoded by the exons ATGTTTACCACCAAAAGTTTCGTTTTTGAATGTTTGAAGACTTTGCAAAACACGTGCACACGTGGATTCAG AAGTGGGCTTGCTTTGCACAGCCGTGTGGATTTAAAGGGTCGCAGCTGTTTGACGCTGAAGGACTTCACTTCAGAGGAAATCAAGAAGCTCTTGTGGGTTTCTGCGGATCTGAAATATCGCATCAAGCATGAAAAACAG TATCTCCCTCTTCTGCAAGGGAAGTCCATTGCAATGATATTTGAGAAGAGGAGCACCAGGACAAGAATGTCTACAGAAACAG GATTTGCATTGCTGGGTGGACATCCTTGTTTCCTCACTGCCCAGGACATCCATCTGGGAGTCAATGAGAGTTCTACTGACACTGCAAG GGTACTCTCAGGACTGTGTGACATCATCTTGGCTCGAGTGTACAGCCACTCTACGCTGGAGGAGCTGGACAAGGAGTCCTCCATCCCAATCATTAACGGGCTGTCTGACCTCTATCATCCCATCCAGATTCTGGCCGACTTCCTGACTTTACAG GAGCATTACGGATCCCTGGACGGACTAACCGTCAGCTGGATTGGCGATGGGAACAACGTCCTACACTCATTCATGATGGCTGCGCCAAAATTGGGAGTGCACCTGAAGGTCGCCACCCCTAAG GGCTATGAGCCAGAAAGAAGTGTAATAGAAGAGGCTGAAAGGCTCTGTAAAcag CATGCAACCCAGCTTGTGCTGACCTCTGACCCTATGGAGGCTGCCCGCGGCAGCAATGTTTTGGTGACGGACACCTGGGTCAGCATGGggcaggaggaggagaagaaaaagaGACTCATGGACTTCCGAGGTTATCAGATTACCATGGAG ACAGGAAGTGCAGCTCAGCCTGACTGGACCTTCCTGCACTGTCTGCCGCGTAAAATGGAGGAAGTGGACGATGAAGTTTTCTATTCCACGCGCTCTCTCGTCTTCCCTGAGGCAGAGAATAGGAAGTGGACCATTATG